Proteins encoded together in one Camelina sativa cultivar DH55 chromosome 9, Cs, whole genome shotgun sequence window:
- the LOC104714403 gene encoding peroxisome biogenesis protein 2: MTPPRDDDWIRSYQRLLPQSQSLHASHRSVIPVAISRVNQFDAARLDVEMSAMLKEQLVKVFTLMKPGMLFQYEPELDAFLEFLIWRFSIWVDKPTPGNALMNLRYRDERVAAQQFGLVRTGLEGPGLTAPQKILYCVASVGGQYLFSRLQSFSAFRRWGDSEQRPLARRLWTVIQHIEGIYKAASFLNLLSFLYTGRYRNLIEKALKARLVYRSPHMNRSVSFEYMNRQLVWNEFSEMLLLLLPLLNSSAVKNILSPFAKDKSSSSKEDTVNCPICQVDPAIPFIALPCQHRYCYYCIRTRCASAASFRCLRCNEPVVAIQREGVSSGK, encoded by the exons ATGACGCCGCCTCGAGACGATGATTGGATCCGGTCTTATCAACGATTGCTTCCCCAATCGCAGTCTCTTCACGCTTCCCACCGG TCAGTTATACCGGTAGCAATCTCTAGAGTGAATCAGTTTGACGCTGCACGACTAGATGTTGAAATGTCAGCCATGTTGAAGGAACAGTTGGTTAAGGTTTTCACTTTGATGAag CCAGGAATGCTCTTTCAATACGAACCAGAACTTGATGCTTTCCTTGAGTTTCTCATTTGGAGATTCTCTATTTGGGTTGACAAACCCACTCCCGGTAATGCTCTCATGAACCTTCGATACAGAGATGAACGTGTAGCTGCCCAACAATTCGGTTTAGTCAGAACAGGACTTGAAGGACCCGGCCTTACTGCTCCTCAAAAGATTTTGTATTGTGTTGCCTCTGTTGGTGGTCAGTATCTCTTCTCCCGTTTGCAGTCCTTTTCTGCTTTCCGTAGATGGGGTGATTCTGAGCAG AGACCATTGGCAAGGCGACTTTGGACCGTCATACAACATATCGAAGGCATCTACAAAGCTGCTTCTTTTCTTAACCTATTGTCTTTTCTTTATACCGGAAG GTATAGGAACCTCATTGAAAAAGCTTTAAAAGCTAGGCTTGTCTATAGGAGTCCTCATATGAATCGATCTGTCAGCTTCGAGTACATGAACCGCCAACTTGTGTGGAATGAATTTTCG GAAATGCTTTTGTTACTTCTTCCGCTGCTCAACTCTTCAGCTGTTAAGAATATTCTTAGTCCATTTGCCAAGGACAAGTCCTCAAGCAGTAAAGAGGATACAGTGAATTGCCCTATTTGCCAAGTGGATCCTGCAATTCCGTTTATTGCTCTGCCTTGCCAGCACAg GTACTGTTACTACTGCATAAGGACCCGCTGCGCTTCAGCAGCATCGTTCCGGTGTCTTAGATGTAACGAGCCTGTGGTTGCCATACAACGGGAAGGTGTTTCAAGTGGCAAATGA
- the LOC104716002 gene encoding mavicyanin-like has product MMMMMRSPRSTTYTNLIMLCICAVVLSVGMAADGPRVFKVGDDFGWRVPLPNDTAVYSHWASSNRFHIGDSLSFVYDKDSVMEVDKWGFYHCNSSDPITAFDNGNSTLDLDRPGLFYFISGSNEHCTSGQRLIVEVMHIHHHHDHAGTASMPPSMPPLSAFPSPSASALPSFHAFLFLLPIIATSCFISL; this is encoded by the exons atgatgatgatgatgagatctcCACGGTCGACGACTTATACTAATCTAATAATGCTGTGCATTTGTGCCGTGGTGTTGTCGGTGGGCATGGCGGCGGATGGTCCTAGGGTTTTCAAGGTTGGAGACGATTTCGGTTGGAGAGTCCCACTCCCAAATGATACAGCGGTTTACAGCCACTGGGCGAGCAGCAACCGCTTCCACATCGGTGATTCACTCT CGTTTGTGTACGACAAGGACTCGGTGATGGAGGTGGACAAATGGGGTTTCTACCACTGCAACAGCAGTGATCCTATTACTGCCTTTGACAATGGGAACAGCACACTCGACCTTGATCGTCCTGGTCTCTTCTACTTCATCAGCGGCTCCAACGAGCACTGCACCAGCGGCCAGCGTCTCATCGTCGAAGTCATGCATATCCACCACCATCATGATCACGCCGGCACTGCTTCCATGCCTCCATCCATGCCGCCTCTCTCTGCCTTTCCCTCTCCCTCGGCCTCCGCGCTGCCTTCCTTTCATGCTTTCCTTTTTCTGCTGCCCATCATAGCTACTTCTTGTTTTATTTCGCTTTAG
- the LOC104714407 gene encoding uncharacterized protein LOC104714407 isoform X2 gives MAAAKHTSTDLFNLKPNIWKKKKQPDRGSVSCSLGSSGDRKRKLPILLFDVMDTIVRDPFYHDVPPFFGMPMKELLECKHPMAWIDFEKGLIDEEELARNFFIDGRHFDMEGLKDCMRSGYSYLDGMQELLQNLSAHNFEIHAFTNYPIWYNMIEDKLKLSAYLSWTFCSCNAGKRKPDPEFYLEVVRHLGVEPSHCIFIDDRPANVKCAIEIGMGGLCFENAVSLAKDLTHLGINVSVPRV, from the exons ATGGCGGCGGCGAAGCATACATCGACGGACTTGTTCAATCTGAAACCCAACatctggaagaagaagaagcagcctGATCGGGGTTCGGTTTCTTGCTCTCTGGGCAGCTCTGGTGATCGGAAAAGGAAGCTTCCGATTCTCCTCTTCGACGTCATGGACACCATCGTCCGTGACCCCTTTTACCACGACGTTCCTCCCTTCTTCGG AATGCCGATGAAGGAACTACTCGAGTGCAAGCACCCAATGGCTTGGATCGATTTTGAAAAGGGTTTGATTGATGAG gagGAGCTTGCAAGAAACTTCTTTATAGATGGGAGACACTTTGATATGGAAG GGCTTAAGGATTGTATGAGGTCAGGATACTCTTACTTAGATGGTATGCAAGAGCTTCTTCAGAATTTGTCAGCTCACAACTTCGAGATTCATGCTTTCACCAACTATCCCATCTGGTACAACATGATCGAAGACAAGTTAAAGCTTTCAGCCTACTTATCATGGACCTTTTGTTCCTGTAATGCTG GTAAGAGAAAGCCTGATCCAGAGTTTTATCTCGAGGTTGTGCGACATCTCGGAGTTGAACCTTCCCACTGTATATTCATCGATGACAG GCCAGCCAACGTCAAGTGTGCAATTGAGATAGGGATGGGTGGATTATGTTTTGAGAATGCAGTTTCGCTCGCTAAGGATCTCACACATCTAGGGATCAACGTCTCTGTACCCAGAGTATGA
- the LOC104714407 gene encoding uncharacterized protein LOC104714407 isoform X1, which yields MAAAKHTSTDLFNLKPNIWKKKKQPDRGSVSCSLGSSGDRKRKLPILLFDVMDTIVRDPFYHDVPPFFGMPMKELLECKHPMAWIDFEKGLIDEEELARNFFIDGRHFDMEGLKDCMRSGYSYLDGMQELLQNLSAHNFEIHAFTNYPIWYNMIEDKLKLSAYLSWTFCSCNAGKRKPDPEFYLEVVRHLGVEPSHCIFIDDRPANVKCAIEIGMGGLCFENAVSLAKDLTHLGINVSVPRLRERVFVGFI from the exons ATGGCGGCGGCGAAGCATACATCGACGGACTTGTTCAATCTGAAACCCAACatctggaagaagaagaagcagcctGATCGGGGTTCGGTTTCTTGCTCTCTGGGCAGCTCTGGTGATCGGAAAAGGAAGCTTCCGATTCTCCTCTTCGACGTCATGGACACCATCGTCCGTGACCCCTTTTACCACGACGTTCCTCCCTTCTTCGG AATGCCGATGAAGGAACTACTCGAGTGCAAGCACCCAATGGCTTGGATCGATTTTGAAAAGGGTTTGATTGATGAG gagGAGCTTGCAAGAAACTTCTTTATAGATGGGAGACACTTTGATATGGAAG GGCTTAAGGATTGTATGAGGTCAGGATACTCTTACTTAGATGGTATGCAAGAGCTTCTTCAGAATTTGTCAGCTCACAACTTCGAGATTCATGCTTTCACCAACTATCCCATCTGGTACAACATGATCGAAGACAAGTTAAAGCTTTCAGCCTACTTATCATGGACCTTTTGTTCCTGTAATGCTG GTAAGAGAAAGCCTGATCCAGAGTTTTATCTCGAGGTTGTGCGACATCTCGGAGTTGAACCTTCCCACTGTATATTCATCGATGACAG GCCAGCCAACGTCAAGTGTGCAATTGAGATAGGGATGGGTGGATTATGTTTTGAGAATGCAGTTTCGCTCGCTAAGGATCTCACACATCTAGGGATCAACGTCTCTGTACCCAGA TTAAGAGAGAGAGTCTTTGTTGGATTTATATAA
- the LOC104714405 gene encoding uncharacterized protein LOC104714405: MGLPSEREDHSSLAKGRSRLERSEWMALSLSLSRPPSLSLSLSTSSVVPRSGVAWIRCGPRDNRGPLLKGRILSSEAIQSIQSLKRAHRNGSLSLSLPPLRRLLKSDLLSVLRELLRQDHCTLAVHVLSTLRSEYPPVDLVLYADVVNALSRNRELEEIDRIIGEIEGIEGGYQSDKALAKLIRAVVGAERKESAVRIYAMMRESGWGSGSWEADEYVAEVLSKGLRRLGELDLAAQVAATQMLNSKGLGNGTESKNIERI; the protein is encoded by the coding sequence atggGCTTGCCCAGTGAAAGAGAGGATCACTCATCGCTCGCTAAGGGGAGGAGTAGATTGGAAAGGAGTGAGTGGATGGCGCTTTCTCTCAGCCTGTCTCGACCACCGAGTCTTAGCCTAAGCCTTAGCACTAGCAGCGTCGTTCCTAGGAGTGGAGTGGCTTGGATCAGATGCGGCCCCCGAGACAACCGCGGACCTCTTCTCAAAGGTCGGATCCTGAGCTCCGAAGCCATCCAATCGATACAGTCACTAAAGCGAGCCCACCGCAACGGCTCCCTCTCCCTTAGCCTCCCTCCTCTCCGGCGTCTCCTAAAATCTGACCTCCTCTCCGTCCTCCGTGAGCTTCTCCGCCAGGACCACTGCACACTCGCTGTCCACGTTCTCTCCACACTCCGTTCTGAGTACCCTCCCGTCGACCTCGTTCTCTACGCAGACGTCGTCAACGCTCTCTCGAGGAACAGGGAGTTGGAAGAGATAGACCGTATCATCGGAGAAATTGAGGGAATTGAAGGCGGTTACCAAAGCGACAAGGCACTAGCCAAGCTGATTAGGGCGGTCGTGGGAGCGGAGAGGAAGGAATCGGCGGTGAGGATATACGCGATGATGAGAGAGAGCGGGTGGGGGTCTGGATCGTGGGAGGCGGACGAGTACGTAGCGGAGGTTCTGAGCAAGGGACTCCGGAGGTTAGgggagcttgacttggcagCTCAGGTGGCCGCCACTCAGATGTTGAATTCTAAAGGTTTAGGAAATGGAACAGAGAGTAAGAATATAGAGAGAATATAG
- the LOC104714404 gene encoding probable plastidic glucose transporter 3 isoform X2 yields MDSVRRTYTIMRGRHIDKRVPSKDFLSSLDKAETAAVRLPTGTGKDNGNPSWKRSLPHVLVASLTSLLFGYHLGVVNETLESISIDLGFSGNTIAEGLVVSTCLGGAFIGSLFSGLVTDGVGRRRAFQLSALPMIVGASVSASTESLEGMLLGRFLVGIGMGIGPSVTALYVTEVSPAYVRGTYGSSTQIATCIGLLGSLYAGIPAKDNLGWWRICFWISIVPAAVLAVFMELCVESPQWLFKRGRAAEAEAVFEKLLGGAYVKAAMAELMKSDRGDDADSAKLSELLFGRSFRVVFIGSTLFALQQLSGINAVFYFSSTVFKKAGVPSASANICVGVCNLLGSTVAVVLMDKLGRKVLLIGSFAGMAVSLGLQAMAYTSLSSPFGTLFLSVGGMLLFVLSFATGAGPVPSLLLSEICPGRLRATALAVCLAVHWVINFFVGLLFLRMLEQLGSVLLNAIFGFFCVVAVIFVQKNVIETKGKSLQEIEISLLSSTQ; encoded by the exons ATGGATTCTGTTCGACGCACTTACACCATTATGCGTGGTCGTCACATTGACAAGCGCGTTCCTTCTAAAgattttctctcttctttggatAAAGCTGAAACTGCTGcag TACGTCTGCCTACTGGCACGGGAAAAGACAATGGCAATCCTTCCTGGAAGCGATCTCTGCCTCACGTGCTCGTTGCATCACTCACTTCGCTTTTATTCGGCTATCATCTCGG GGTTGTTAATGAAACTCTCGAAAGCATATCAATTGACCTTGGCTTTAGTGGGAACACCATCGCTGAAG GTCTTGTGGTTAGCACGTGTTTAGGCGGCGCCTTTATTGGATCTCTGTTCAGTGGGTTGGTCACCGATGGTGTTGGCCGCCGAAGAGCTTTCCAGTTGAGCGCTTTACCTATGATTGTTGGAGCTTCCGTgag CGCATCAACTGAGAGTCTTGAGGGCATGCTCCTGGGCAGGTTTTTGGTCGGAATTGGGATGGGCATAGGTCCTTCTGTTACGGCTCTCTATGTCACTGAG GTGTCACCTGCTTATGTGAGAGGTACATATGGGAGTTCTACCCAAATTGCGACATGTATTGGACTTCTAGGTTCGCTGTATGCTGGAATCCCGGCAAAAGATAACTTGGGCTG GTGGCGTATATGTTTTTGGATATCCATAGTCCCAGCTGCAGTGCTTGCTGTTTTCATGGAACTCTGCGTGGAAAGTCCTCAGTGGCTTTTTAAG AGAGGAAGGGCAGCTGAAGCTGAAGCTGTGTTTGAGAAGCTATTGGGAGGGGCATACGTCAAAGCTGCTATGGCAGAGTTGATGAAGTCGGATAGGGGAGATGACGCAGATTCAGCCAAATTGTCGGAGTTGCTTTTTGGGCGCAGTTTTAGAG TGGTTTTCATTGGATCTACCCTTTTTGCTTTACAACAGTTGTCTGGGATAAACGCTGTGTTCTATTTCTCATCAACTGTCTTCAAGAAAGCTGGTGTACCTTCAGCCTCTGCAAACATATGTGTAGGAGTCTGCAACCTCTTAG GTTCAACTGTGGCAGTGGTTTTGATGGATAAACTGGGGAGAAAAGTGTTGCTTATTGGGAGTTTTGCGGGCATG GCAGTATCGCTGGGTCTCCAAGCAATGGCATATACTTCGCTTTCATCACCCTTTGGAACCTTGTTTCTCTCGGTTGGAGGAATGCTATT GTTTGTGTTGTCATTTGCAACTGGAGCGGGTCCTGTTCCAAGTCTTCTCCTGTCTGAGATATGCCCTGGTCGTCTTCGGGCAACAGCGTTGGCTGTTTGTCTTGCTGTTCACTGG GTTATAAACTTCTTTGTGGGGCTGCTGTTTCTGAGAATGCTGGAGCAACTAGGTTCGGTGCTTCTTAATGCaatctttggtttcttctgtgTGGTGGCGGTTATCTTTGTGCAGAAGAACGTGATTGAGACTAAAGGAAAGAGCCTCCAAGAGATAGAAATCAGTCTGCTATCTTCCACCCAGTGA
- the LOC104714404 gene encoding probable plastidic glucose transporter 3 isoform X1: MIYSVGMDSVRRTYTIMRGRHIDKRVPSKDFLSSLDKAETAAVRLPTGTGKDNGNPSWKRSLPHVLVASLTSLLFGYHLGVVNETLESISIDLGFSGNTIAEGLVVSTCLGGAFIGSLFSGLVTDGVGRRRAFQLSALPMIVGASVSASTESLEGMLLGRFLVGIGMGIGPSVTALYVTEVSPAYVRGTYGSSTQIATCIGLLGSLYAGIPAKDNLGWWRICFWISIVPAAVLAVFMELCVESPQWLFKRGRAAEAEAVFEKLLGGAYVKAAMAELMKSDRGDDADSAKLSELLFGRSFRVVFIGSTLFALQQLSGINAVFYFSSTVFKKAGVPSASANICVGVCNLLGSTVAVVLMDKLGRKVLLIGSFAGMAVSLGLQAMAYTSLSSPFGTLFLSVGGMLLFVLSFATGAGPVPSLLLSEICPGRLRATALAVCLAVHWVINFFVGLLFLRMLEQLGSVLLNAIFGFFCVVAVIFVQKNVIETKGKSLQEIEISLLSSTQ, from the exons atga TATATAGCGTGGGGATGGATTCTGTTCGACGCACTTACACCATTATGCGTGGTCGTCACATTGACAAGCGCGTTCCTTCTAAAgattttctctcttctttggatAAAGCTGAAACTGCTGcag TACGTCTGCCTACTGGCACGGGAAAAGACAATGGCAATCCTTCCTGGAAGCGATCTCTGCCTCACGTGCTCGTTGCATCACTCACTTCGCTTTTATTCGGCTATCATCTCGG GGTTGTTAATGAAACTCTCGAAAGCATATCAATTGACCTTGGCTTTAGTGGGAACACCATCGCTGAAG GTCTTGTGGTTAGCACGTGTTTAGGCGGCGCCTTTATTGGATCTCTGTTCAGTGGGTTGGTCACCGATGGTGTTGGCCGCCGAAGAGCTTTCCAGTTGAGCGCTTTACCTATGATTGTTGGAGCTTCCGTgag CGCATCAACTGAGAGTCTTGAGGGCATGCTCCTGGGCAGGTTTTTGGTCGGAATTGGGATGGGCATAGGTCCTTCTGTTACGGCTCTCTATGTCACTGAG GTGTCACCTGCTTATGTGAGAGGTACATATGGGAGTTCTACCCAAATTGCGACATGTATTGGACTTCTAGGTTCGCTGTATGCTGGAATCCCGGCAAAAGATAACTTGGGCTG GTGGCGTATATGTTTTTGGATATCCATAGTCCCAGCTGCAGTGCTTGCTGTTTTCATGGAACTCTGCGTGGAAAGTCCTCAGTGGCTTTTTAAG AGAGGAAGGGCAGCTGAAGCTGAAGCTGTGTTTGAGAAGCTATTGGGAGGGGCATACGTCAAAGCTGCTATGGCAGAGTTGATGAAGTCGGATAGGGGAGATGACGCAGATTCAGCCAAATTGTCGGAGTTGCTTTTTGGGCGCAGTTTTAGAG TGGTTTTCATTGGATCTACCCTTTTTGCTTTACAACAGTTGTCTGGGATAAACGCTGTGTTCTATTTCTCATCAACTGTCTTCAAGAAAGCTGGTGTACCTTCAGCCTCTGCAAACATATGTGTAGGAGTCTGCAACCTCTTAG GTTCAACTGTGGCAGTGGTTTTGATGGATAAACTGGGGAGAAAAGTGTTGCTTATTGGGAGTTTTGCGGGCATG GCAGTATCGCTGGGTCTCCAAGCAATGGCATATACTTCGCTTTCATCACCCTTTGGAACCTTGTTTCTCTCGGTTGGAGGAATGCTATT GTTTGTGTTGTCATTTGCAACTGGAGCGGGTCCTGTTCCAAGTCTTCTCCTGTCTGAGATATGCCCTGGTCGTCTTCGGGCAACAGCGTTGGCTGTTTGTCTTGCTGTTCACTGG GTTATAAACTTCTTTGTGGGGCTGCTGTTTCTGAGAATGCTGGAGCAACTAGGTTCGGTGCTTCTTAATGCaatctttggtttcttctgtgTGGTGGCGGTTATCTTTGTGCAGAAGAACGTGATTGAGACTAAAGGAAAGAGCCTCCAAGAGATAGAAATCAGTCTGCTATCTTCCACCCAGTGA
- the LOC104714406 gene encoding CASP-like protein ARALYDRAFT_316979: MSRNGDGEEVVAKKRTRRIKEVVQVALRGGCLAASATAMAVMLTANEEGVADIYGFKLTLSSNWSFSPSYQYVVGACTATILYSLFQLCFGVYRLLTGSPIIPSRFQAWLCFTFDQLFGYLMMSAASAGSGVTNLNKTGIRHTPLPDFCKTLSSFCNHVALSILLVFLSFIFLASASFFTVILLSATT; this comes from the exons ATGAGTAGAAATGGAGATGGGGAAGAGGTGGTGGCAAAGAAGAGGACGAGGAGAATTAAGGAGGTAGTACAGGTGGCTCTCAGGGGAGGCTGCTTGGCTGCCTCAGCCACGGCCATGGCGGTGATGCTGACCGCAAATGAGGAGGGAGTGGCAGACATCTACGGGTTCAAGCTCACTCTTTCATCCAACTGGTCTTTCTCTCCCTCCTACCa GTATGTGGTTGGGGCATGCACAGCGACCATTCTCTACTCCCTGTTCCAGCTCTGTTTCGGTGTTTACAGGCTCCTCACCGGATCTCCCATCATACCCTCCCGCTTCCAAGCTTGGCTTTGCTTCACCTTCGATCAG cTCTTTGGTTATTTGATGATGAGCGCTGCATCAGCCGGTTCTGGAGTTACCAACCTCAACAAAACCGGTATCAGGCACACCCCTCTCCCTGACTTCTGCAAGACCCTTTCTTCTTTCTGCAATCACGTCGCCCTCTCCATCCTCTTAGTCTTCctctccttcatcttcctcgCATCTGCTTCCTTTTTTACTGTCATACTGCTCTCCGCTACTACTTAG